TCCTCACCTCCGGTCAGCTCTATCGCGGCCCCCAGGCCGTGATGTGGTCGCCGGTCGAAAAGACCGCGCTGGCCGAGGCCGAGATCGAATATCACGACAAGACCTCGACCACGATCACCGTGCGCTTCCCGGTGGTGAAGGCCACCCATCCGGCGCTGGACGGGGCCGCGGTCCTGATCTGGACCACCACCCCCTGGACCATCCCCGGCAACCGCGCGGTCGCCTATGGCCCGGATCTCGACTATGTCGCGATCCGCGTGACCGGCACGGCCGACGGCTCGCTCGCCCGCATGGGCGAGGTGCTGGTGCTGGCCGAGGCGCTGGCCGCCCAGGTGCTGGCCGAGGCCGGCATCACCGGCCACGAGGTCGTCGCCACCTTCAAGGGCAGCGCCTTCGAAGGCGCCGTCTGCGCCCATCCTTTCCACGGCCGCGGCTACGATTTCGAGGTGCCGCTGCTGCCGGGCGACCATGTCACCACCGAGCAGGGCACCGGCCTTGTCCACACCGCCCCCGGCCATGGCGAGGAAGACTTCCTTCTGGGCCGCGCCTTCGGGCTGGAGGTGCCGGACACGGTGGCCGAGGACGGCACCTATACCGATCAGGTGCCGATCTTTGCCGGCGACCATGTCTTCAAGGTCGACGATCGGATGTGCGACGAGCTGACCGGGGCGGGTGCGCTGCTTGCCCGCGGCAGGCTGCGTCACAGCTATCCGCATTCCTGGCGGTCCAAGGCGCCGGTCATCTTCCGCGCCACCCGCCAGTGGTTCATCTCGATGGAGCATGCCCGGCTTCGCGAGAAGGCGCTGGCCGCCATCGATCAGGTGCGCTGGGTGCCCGAGACCGGGCGCAACCGCATCCGCTCGATGGTGGAAACCCGCCCCGACTGGCTGGTCTCGCGTCAGCGCGCCTGGGGCGTGCCGATCACCGTGTTCGTGGACCGGAAGACCGGTGAACCGCTGCGCGACCCCGAGGTCATCGACCGGGTGGCGGTGGCCGTGGCCGAAGAGGGCGCCGAGGCCTGGTACACCCGCGATCCGGCCGAGTTCCTCGGCAAGGGCCGCAACCCCGAGGATTACGAGCAGGTCACCGACATCCTGGATGTCTGGTTCGACAGCGGATCGACCCATTCCTTCACGCTGGAAGGCCGCAACGATCTGAAGTGGCCGGCCTCGCTCTATCTCGAAGGTTCGGACCAGCATCGCGGCTGGTTCCAGTCGTCGCTGCTCGAATCCTGCGGCACCCGCGGCACGGCGCCTTACGAGGCGGTGCTGACCCATGGTTTCGTGCTCGACGGCGAAGGCCGCAAGATGTCGAAATCGGTCGGCAACGTCATCGCCCCCCAGCAGGTGATCGAACAGTACGGCGCCGACATCCTCAGGCTCTGGGTGGTGTCGGCCGACTATTCGCAGGATGTGCGCATCTCCAAGGAGATCCTGTCCTCGCAGGCCGATGCCTATCGCCGGCTGCGCAACACCTTCCGCTATCTGCTGGGCGCGCTCGACGGCTTCACCGAGGCCGAGCGCCTGCCCCTGGCCGAGATGCCCGAGCTGGAGCGCTTCATCCTGCACCGTCTGTGGGAGCTGGACGGCCAGATCCGCAAGGCGATCGCGGCCTATGACTTCCACACCATGGCGACGCTGCTGCATAATTTCTGCGCTGTGGACCTGTCGGCCTTCTATTTCGACGTCCGCAAGGACGTGCTCTATTGCGACGCGCCCGACAGCATCCGCCGCCGGGCGACCCGCACCGTGATGGACCTGCTGTTCGATCGTCTGACCGTCTGGTCGGCGCCGATCCTGGTGTTCACGGCCGAGGAAGCCTGGCTCGCCCGCTTCCCCGAGGGCCAGGTGCCCGAGGGCGAGAGCGTGCATCGGCGGGTCTTCCCCGACACCGACGACGCCTGGCGCAACGACACGCTGGCCGATCGCTGGCGGCGGGTCCGTCAGATCCGCCGGGTGATCACCGGCGCGATCGAGGTGGAGCGCCGCGAGAAGCGCATCCGGGCGAGCCTGGAGGCGCATCCGACCGTCTGGCTGGCGCCGGAACATGCCCATGTTTTCGACGGGCTGGATCCGGCCGAGCTGTCGATCACCTCTGACGCCACGCTCACCGGCGGCGATGCCCCGGCCGATGCCTTCCGGCTGGACGACGTGCCGGGCGTGGCCGTGGTGGTCGGCCGGGCGGATGGCGAGAAATGCGCCCGGTGCTGGAAGGTCCTGCCCGAGGTCGGCACCCATGCCGATCATCCGGAGCTGTGCGACCGCTGTGCGGATGCCGTCGCCCATGGCTGAACGGGGACCGGTGGCCGAGGCGGCCTGGCACCAGGCGGCGAGGGCCCGCAGCCGGCGCATGCTGGTCGTGGGCTTCCTGCTGGTGTTCGTGGCCGACCAGATCACCAAGCAGCTGGCGCTCGCCGCCTTCGACATGCCGGGTGACGGCGTCGTCGTCACCTTCTTCTTCAACCTGACACTCGTGTTCAATCGCGGGGTCAGTTTCGGTATGTTGGCGCAGCATGGCGAGCTTGCCCGCTGGGGGCTGGCGGTGATGGCGACGGTGGTGGCCGTTCTCCTGGGCCGCTGGGCCTGGAAGGGCGAGCGGCCGCTGACGGCGCTGGGGCTGGGTTTCGTGGCCGGCGGCGCCATCGGCAATGCGCTCGACCGGGTCCGGATCGGTGCGGTGGTGGACTTCCTGGATGTCCACTATGCCGGCTGGCACTGGCCCGCCTTCAACATCGCCGATGCCGGCATCACGCTGGGCGTGATCCTGCTGCTGGTGGACGGCCTGTTCGGCCGCGATCCGGCCGGCCCGGAAAAGACCTGACCAGGGGGGCGAAGATCCGCCTCCTGTCGCCTATCATGGACGCTGTCCCCGGGCCTCGGGCCCTTGGACGGGATGAGGGAGCAGACCGCATGAGCCGCCTGACCGCGTTGTCGGTGATCGCCATTCTGAGCGTCGGCCTGGCCGCCTGTGATTCGGCGCGCGAGACCCTGGGCCTCAACAAGCGGGCGCCCGACGAATTTGCCGTCGTGCCGCGCGCACCGCTCGTTCTGCCGCCGAATTACGATCTGCGCCCGCCGGAGCCCGGTGCGCCGCGCCCGCAGGAAGCGACGCCCGCACAGGCGGCGCGTCAGGCGCTGACCGGCACGGCGCCGGCTGCGGCACCGGTGGCCAACGGCATCGATCCGCTCGACCAGGCGGTGCTGGCCCGGACCGGTGGTGACCGGGCGGATCCGTCGATCCGCGCGACCATCGCGCAGGAAAACACCCAGCTGGCCGAGGCGAGCGAGAGCTTCGTCGACGATCTGCTGTTCTGGCAGGAGCGCGAGCAGCCGGGCACCGTGATCGATGCCGGTGCCGAGCAGCGCCGCCTGCAGACCAATCAGGCGGTCGGCCGGCCGATCGACACCGGCGAGACGCCGATCATCGAGCGCAAGCGCCGCGGCCTGCTTGAAGGCATCTTCTGAGCGACACGAGCCGCTGTCGTCATCCGGGCGGGGTTGCACCGGCCGCCGTCGAGGCCCATCCTGTGATGCGGCCGCATGCGCCCCGCGCGGCCGGTCAACCAAAGAGGAGACGACGCTTGTCTGCGTCCCCATCACCCGTCCGGCGCCGATCGCGCCCCGGGCGGCTGGTCGCCTCGCTGCTGGTGACGTCGGCCCTGCTGGCCGTCCCGGTGCTGCTGCCCGTCACGCCGGCCCCGGCTGCAACGCCGCCCTCCATCGCCGCGGCGACCGCCACCGCCGCCGCCGAGGCGGCGACGCCCCTGCTCGGCGCGAAGAGCCGGGTGCTGGAGAACGGGCTCACCGTCGTGGTGGTCGAAGACCATCGGATGCCGGTGGTCTCGCATATGGTCTGGTACCGGGTGGGTGCGGCGGACGAGCCGGCCCGCCGCTCGGGCATCGCCCATTTCCTGGAACATCTGATGTTCAAGGGCACCGAGCAGACCTCGGGCGATGAATTCTCCCGGCTGATCGCCGAGAATGGCGGCCGCGACAACGCCTTCACCTCTTACGACTACACCGCCTATTACCAGAACATCGCGGCCGATCGGCTCGATCTGGTCATGCGGCTTGAAGCCGACCGGATGACCGGGCTGAGGCTTCGGCCCGAAGACACCAGAACCGAACTGCAGGTGGTGATCGAAGAGCGTCGCAGCCGCACCGACAACGATCCCCAGACCCGGTTCGGCGAGGCCTATCGGGCCATGGTCTATGCCGGCCACCCCTATGGCCGGCCGGTGATCGGCTGGCCGGACGAGCTGAAGACGCTCGACCGCGAGGATGCGGTGGCCTTCTACAAGGCGCATTACCACCCCTCCGCCGCCATCGTCGTGGTCGCAGGCGACGTTCGGGCTGCAGACGTGTTCCGCCTGGCCGCCGAGACCTATGGCCGGATCCCGGATACCGCCGGCTTCGACGAGGCGAAGCGCGTGCGTCCGGCGCCGGCGCCGCTGGTGGGCGACCGCCGGCTGGTGCAGGACGCCGCCGGCGTGGCCTCGCCCTCGTGGCGCCGCTCGTGGCTGGTGCCGCGGGCAGAGGTGTTCGGCCGCGACCGCGAAGAGGCGCTGGATCTGATGACCTTCGCCATGGGCGGCAGCTCGACCTCGCCGCTCTACCGCCGGCTGGTGGTGGATGAAGGCGTCGCCGTCCAGGCCGGGGCCTATTACGCCGGTGCGCGCGACGAAGGCCAGCTGATGGTCTATGCAGCCCCGGCGCCGGGTGTCTCGATCACCAGACTTGAAGCGGCGGTCGGCCGCGCGCTGGCCGACATCCTGAAACAGGGCGTCGCCCCCGACGTGCTGGAACGTGCCCGCACCCGGATGCTGGCCGATGCCGTCTATGCCCGCGACAGCGTGTCGTCCACCGCCAATATGGTGGGGGCGGCCCTTGCCACCGGCGAGACGCTGGAGCGGATCGAGACCTGGCCGCAGCGTGTGGCCGCGATCACCGGCGATCAGGGCATGGAAGCCCTGCGGGCGGTGATGGGGCCCGATCAGGGCACGGCGACCGGCGTGCTGCTGCCCGAAGGGCTGGGTGTCGACGATCCCGCACCCGCCGTTGCGGCCACGGCCGTGACCCCGCCCTCCAGCGAGGGGACCGTCCATTGATCACCGCCCTGTCGTCTTTCCGTCGTCACATGTCGCCGATTGGTCACGAGGTCCGGCGCCTCGGCCTGCGTATGATCGGCACCATCCTGACCGCGCTGGTGCTGCTGGTGGTGATCGGGCCGGTGCCGGCGGCACGCGCGCTCGACATCCGCACGCTCACCAGCCCGCAGGGTATCCCCTTCTGGCTGGTACAGGTGTCGGAGCTTCCGGTGGTCACCGTCGATTTCGCCTTTGCGGGTGGCACCCGGATCGAACCGGCGGCCAAGGCCGGCGCCGCGACGCTCGCCTCGGGCCTTCTGGTCGAAGGGGCGGGCGACATGGATGGTCCGGCCTTCCAGGACGCGCTGGCCGCACGTGCGGTGGAATTCTCGACCGGTGTCGATCGCGATGCTTTTTCGGGCAGCTTCCGCAGCCTTGCGACCGAAGCGGAGGCGGCCGCGAAGCTGGTCGGGCTGGCCCTCAGCGCGCCGCGGTTCGATGCCGACGATATCGAGCGCGACCGCAGGCAGCTGCTGGTCTCGCTGGCACGCTCGGCCGAAAACCCGCAGGCGATCGCCTCGCGCAGCCTGCTCGCCGGGCTGTTTCCGAACGATGCCTACGGCCGTGACACCGACGGCACGCCCGAGACCGTGGCCGCGCTGACCCGCGAGGATCTGGCGGCCTATGTCTCGCGCCAGTTCACCCGCAACCGGCTGACCCTGGGGGTGGTGGGCGACATCACGCCCGAGGCCGCCGGGCGGGTGGTGGATCTGGCCTTTGCCGGCCTGCCCGCCGGCGATGGCCGGCCGAAGACCGATCCGGTCGCCCCCCGCTTCTTCGGTGAGACGGTGGTCGACCGGCCGATCCCGCAGACCATCATCACCTTCGCCCTGCCGGGCATTCTGCGCAGCGATCCCGACTGGTTTCCGGCCTTCGTGATGAACCACATCCTGGGCGGCGGCACGTTCACGGCGCGGCTGTTCCGGGAAGTCCGCGAGACGCGCGGGCTTGCCTATAGTGTCGGCACCACGCTCTACCCGCTCGACCGGGCCGGCCTGCTCTATGGCTATGCCGCCACCCGCAACGACCGGGCGCGGGAGACGGTTCAGGTCATCCGCGAGCAGATCGCCCGCTTCGCCGAAGAGGGGCCGACCGAGGCCGAACTCGCCGGCGCCAAGAAATACCTCACCGGATCCTTCCCGCTGTCGCTCGATGGCAGCGGTGCCGTGGCCGGGCTGCTGGTCACGATGCAGATCCACCACCTGCCGCCCGGCTATCTCGACGACCGGAGCAGCCTGATCGAGGCGGTGACGGCCGACGACGTCAAACGGGTCGCGAAGCGGCTGCTCGATATCGACAAGCTGTCGGTGGTGATGGTCGGGCAGCCGGCAGACGGGGCCGGATCCGCTGCCCCCGCCGCCGCCCGGATTTCGGAAAACGGTGCCCGAAGCACCGCGCCCAACAGCATCCAGTGACGTCCCAACAAGGACAAAGCATCAGCATCATGGCCAAGACTCTGCCGTTCTCGATCGATTTCACCGGATGCCTCGCCGATACCGGGGCGGAATGCGGGGCGCTGCTCGACCAGACCCGGTCGGCGCTGGCACGTCTGCAAGGCTGGCAGGCCGACGGAACCCTGCCCCTGCTGCGCCTGCCGGCCGCCCGCGACGATCTGGCGGCGCTGGAGCCGCTGGTGCTGCGCTGGCGCGACGAGGCGTCGGATGTTCTGGTGCTGGGCATCGGCGGCTCCAGCCTGGGCGCGCAGGCGCTGCTGGAGCTGCGCGATCCCGAGGATCGCGGCCCGCGCATTCACACCCCCGACAATGTCGATCCGGTGAGCTTCCGCCGGCTGGTGGATGGCCTGGACTGGGCCGGGACGCGGGTGCTGGCCGTGTCGAAATCCGGCGGGACAGTCGAGACGGTGGCGCAGCTGCTTCTGGTCCTGGACCGCATGGAGGCATCCCTCGGTCGTGATGCGACCGCGGCACGGCTGGTCGTGGTGGCGGAGCCCGGCAACTCGCCGCTGCGCCGGATCGCCGACGACTACGGCGTCGAGACCTTCGATCACGACCCGAATGTCGGCGGCCGGTTCTCGGTGCTGTCTCTGGTCGGCCTGCTGCCGGCCATGCTGGGCGGCGTGGATGCGGTGGCGATCCGCGAGGGCGCCGCGGCGGTTCTCGACCAGGCCTTTGCCGGGGGTGACCCGGCCGGGATCCCGGCGGCGATGGGGGCTGCGGCGACGGCGGCGCTGATGCAGCACAAGGGCATCTCGCAGGCGGTGCAGTTCGGCTATGTCGACCGGCTGGCCCGTTTCGGCGAGTGGTGGCGGCAGCTGGTGGGGGAAAGCCTCGGCAAGCAGGGCATCGGTCTGGCGCCGGTCTTTGCCCGCGGGGCGACCGACCAGCACAGCCAGCTGCAGCTCTATCTCGATGGTCCGCGCGACAAGCTGGTGACGGTGATCGAGCCGCCGGCGGAGCAGCAGCCGGCCTGGCGGATCACGCCCGAGGCGGCGACGCGCTATGGCGTTCCCTATCTCGCCGGCCGCAGCCTGGGCGATCTGATCGCGGCCGAGGCCCGGGCCACGGCCGAGAGCCTGATCGCCGAGGGCCGCCCGACCATCCGGATGAAGCTGGATGCGGTCGACGGGCGGACGATCGGCGCGCTGATGATGACGGCGATGATCGAAACCATCCTTCTGGCCGATCTGCTGGCGGTGGATCCCTTCGATCAGCCTGCGGTTGAGAAGGGCAAGGTCCTGACCCGCGAATATCTGGCCGCCGCCGGCTGAGGTATCGTCGCCCGATGTCCCGGATCCGCCGCCTGCCCGAAACCCTGGTCAACCGCATCGCCGCCGGTGAGGTGGTGGAGCGGCCGGCGGCGGCGGTGAAGGAACTGGTCGAGAATGCGATCGATGCCGGTGCCCGGCAGGTCGATGTGGTGCTGGGGGCGGGCGGGCGCAGCCTGATCGCCGTCACCGATGACGGTATCGGCATGGACGCCGATGATCTGGAACTCGCCATCGAGCGCCATGCGACCTCGAAGCTCGCCGATGACGATCTGGTCGAGATCGACACGCTGGGTTTCCGGGGCGAGGCCCTGCCCTCGATCGGCGCGGTGGCGCGGCTGCGCATCACCAGCCGTCGGCGCGGGGCGGATACGGCGCTTGAAATTGCGGTCGAGGGCGGCATAAGGGCGCCGGTGAAGCCGGCATCGGGCCCCCCAGGCACCCGGGTCGAGGTCCGCGACCTGTTCTACGCCACGCCGGCCCGGCTCAAATTCCTGAAGGCGGAACGCACCGAGACCCAGGCGGTGGCCGATGCGCTTCGCCGCCTGGCCATGGCCTATCCCGAGATCGGCTTTTCGCTGGCCGATGGCGAGCGCCGGATCTTCGCCTTCCGGCCCGAGACGGGAAGCGGTGCCGAGGCGCGCCTCGCCCGGCTCGGCCGGATCATGGGGCGGGATTTTGCCGCCAATGCGCTGGAGATCGAGGCCGAGCGCGACCTGCTGCGCCTGGAGGGCCATGCCGGCCTGCCGACGCTGAAC
This genomic interval from Tistrella mobilis contains the following:
- the ileS gene encoding isoleucine--tRNA ligase, yielding MSVDYKASVFLPQTRFPMRGNLPANEPGLLDRWSGQDLYARLREDGRDRERFVLHDGPPYANGHLHIGHALNKILKDVISRCQQMQGRDAPYVPGWDCHGLPIEWEIEKRYREKGRNKDEVPLVEFRRECREFASHWIDVQREEFKRLGVLGDWERPYLTMTYSAEAQIVRELGKFLTSGQLYRGPQAVMWSPVEKTALAEAEIEYHDKTSTTITVRFPVVKATHPALDGAAVLIWTTTPWTIPGNRAVAYGPDLDYVAIRVTGTADGSLARMGEVLVLAEALAAQVLAEAGITGHEVVATFKGSAFEGAVCAHPFHGRGYDFEVPLLPGDHVTTEQGTGLVHTAPGHGEEDFLLGRAFGLEVPDTVAEDGTYTDQVPIFAGDHVFKVDDRMCDELTGAGALLARGRLRHSYPHSWRSKAPVIFRATRQWFISMEHARLREKALAAIDQVRWVPETGRNRIRSMVETRPDWLVSRQRAWGVPITVFVDRKTGEPLRDPEVIDRVAVAVAEEGAEAWYTRDPAEFLGKGRNPEDYEQVTDILDVWFDSGSTHSFTLEGRNDLKWPASLYLEGSDQHRGWFQSSLLESCGTRGTAPYEAVLTHGFVLDGEGRKMSKSVGNVIAPQQVIEQYGADILRLWVVSADYSQDVRISKEILSSQADAYRRLRNTFRYLLGALDGFTEAERLPLAEMPELERFILHRLWELDGQIRKAIAAYDFHTMATLLHNFCAVDLSAFYFDVRKDVLYCDAPDSIRRRATRTVMDLLFDRLTVWSAPILVFTAEEAWLARFPEGQVPEGESVHRRVFPDTDDAWRNDTLADRWRRVRQIRRVITGAIEVERREKRIRASLEAHPTVWLAPEHAHVFDGLDPAELSITSDATLTGGDAPADAFRLDDVPGVAVVVGRADGEKCARCWKVLPEVGTHADHPELCDRCADAVAHG
- the lspA gene encoding signal peptidase II translates to MAERGPVAEAAWHQAARARSRRMLVVGFLLVFVADQITKQLALAAFDMPGDGVVVTFFFNLTLVFNRGVSFGMLAQHGELARWGLAVMATVVAVLLGRWAWKGERPLTALGLGFVAGGAIGNALDRVRIGAVVDFLDVHYAGWHWPAFNIADAGITLGVILLLVDGLFGRDPAGPEKT
- a CDS encoding DUF3035 domain-containing protein, whose product is MSRLTALSVIAILSVGLAACDSARETLGLNKRAPDEFAVVPRAPLVLPPNYDLRPPEPGAPRPQEATPAQAARQALTGTAPAAAPVANGIDPLDQAVLARTGGDRADPSIRATIAQENTQLAEASESFVDDLLFWQEREQPGTVIDAGAEQRRLQTNQAVGRPIDTGETPIIERKRRGLLEGIF
- a CDS encoding M16 family metallopeptidase — encoded protein: MSASPSPVRRRSRPGRLVASLLVTSALLAVPVLLPVTPAPAATPPSIAAATATAAAEAATPLLGAKSRVLENGLTVVVVEDHRMPVVSHMVWYRVGAADEPARRSGIAHFLEHLMFKGTEQTSGDEFSRLIAENGGRDNAFTSYDYTAYYQNIAADRLDLVMRLEADRMTGLRLRPEDTRTELQVVIEERRSRTDNDPQTRFGEAYRAMVYAGHPYGRPVIGWPDELKTLDREDAVAFYKAHYHPSAAIVVVAGDVRAADVFRLAAETYGRIPDTAGFDEAKRVRPAPAPLVGDRRLVQDAAGVASPSWRRSWLVPRAEVFGRDREEALDLMTFAMGGSSTSPLYRRLVVDEGVAVQAGAYYAGARDEGQLMVYAAPAPGVSITRLEAAVGRALADILKQGVAPDVLERARTRMLADAVYARDSVSSTANMVGAALATGETLERIETWPQRVAAITGDQGMEALRAVMGPDQGTATGVLLPEGLGVDDPAPAVAATAVTPPSSEGTVH
- a CDS encoding M16 family metallopeptidase, whose protein sequence is MSPIGHEVRRLGLRMIGTILTALVLLVVIGPVPAARALDIRTLTSPQGIPFWLVQVSELPVVTVDFAFAGGTRIEPAAKAGAATLASGLLVEGAGDMDGPAFQDALAARAVEFSTGVDRDAFSGSFRSLATEAEAAAKLVGLALSAPRFDADDIERDRRQLLVSLARSAENPQAIASRSLLAGLFPNDAYGRDTDGTPETVAALTREDLAAYVSRQFTRNRLTLGVVGDITPEAAGRVVDLAFAGLPAGDGRPKTDPVAPRFFGETVVDRPIPQTIITFALPGILRSDPDWFPAFVMNHILGGGTFTARLFREVRETRGLAYSVGTTLYPLDRAGLLYGYAATRNDRARETVQVIREQIARFAEEGPTEAELAGAKKYLTGSFPLSLDGSGAVAGLLVTMQIHHLPPGYLDDRSSLIEAVTADDVKRVAKRLLDIDKLSVVMVGQPADGAGSAAPAAARISENGARSTAPNSIQ
- a CDS encoding glucose-6-phosphate isomerase; protein product: MAKTLPFSIDFTGCLADTGAECGALLDQTRSALARLQGWQADGTLPLLRLPAARDDLAALEPLVLRWRDEASDVLVLGIGGSSLGAQALLELRDPEDRGPRIHTPDNVDPVSFRRLVDGLDWAGTRVLAVSKSGGTVETVAQLLLVLDRMEASLGRDATAARLVVVAEPGNSPLRRIADDYGVETFDHDPNVGGRFSVLSLVGLLPAMLGGVDAVAIREGAAAVLDQAFAGGDPAGIPAAMGAAATAALMQHKGISQAVQFGYVDRLARFGEWWRQLVGESLGKQGIGLAPVFARGATDQHSQLQLYLDGPRDKLVTVIEPPAEQQPAWRITPEAATRYGVPYLAGRSLGDLIAAEARATAESLIAEGRPTIRMKLDAVDGRTIGALMMTAMIETILLADLLAVDPFDQPAVEKGKVLTREYLAAAG